Proteins encoded together in one Lathyrus oleraceus cultivar Zhongwan6 chromosome 5, CAAS_Psat_ZW6_1.0, whole genome shotgun sequence window:
- the LOC127082574 gene encoding uncharacterized protein LOC127082574, with translation MEISIDYIVNQTNVTGYKIMWRNVLYMFRLTTSYRKRSGSWEIGSISPMHTGIITNPMQDHHKINSQLICDEILSVISKDSSLNMSIIIMHIVTRYIYTPPYMKTCIAKTKAFERVFGNWKDSYKELTQYLVALNHYDSGTVAILETLLTYTSDETCVSDNGIFHRFFWAYEPCIKGFSFCKTIIQIDETWLYGKYKGMLLMVVTQDGNNNIFPTAFSLVEWETVGGWNRYPSIESAYKNVDNALQDPPSTQVYCIRHIARNFMREIKDKTLQKKVVNA, from the exons atggaAATCTCAATTGATTATATTGTCAATCAAACTAACGTTACAGGGTATAAGATCATGTGGCGTAATGTGCTTTACATGTTCCGGCTGACAACATCTTACCGGAAGAGGAGTGGTTCTTGGGAGATAGGTTCTATTAGTCCAATGCACACTGGAATAATCACCAATCCGATGCAGGATCATCACAAAATCAACTCTcagttaatatgcgatgaaattttgTCTGTCATTAGCAAGGATTCGTCATTGAATATGAGTATAATAATCATGCATATCGTTACACGATACATTTATACTCCCCCATACATGAAGACATGTATAGCTAAGACTAAGGCGTTTGAACGAGTATTCGGAAATTGGAAGGATTCGTACAAAGAACTTACACAATACCTAGTGGCACTTAATCATTATGATTCGGGTACTGTTGCTATTTTGGAGACCTTGCTAACATATACCTCAGATGAGACTTGTGTTAGTGACAATGGCATATTCCACCGATTCTTCTGGGCATATGAACCATGCATTaaaggtttttctttctgtaaaactattatacaaattgatgaAACATGGTTATATGGTAAATATAAAGGAATGCTACTCATGGTAGTGACACAAGATGGCAACAATAACATTTTTCCAACCGCCTTCTCTCTAGTTGAATGGGAGACTGTTGGTGGATGGA ATAGATATCCATCAATTGAGAGTGCTTATAAAAATGTTGATAATGCCTTACAGGATCCTCCTTCTACGCAAGTCTACTGCATTAGACACATCGCTCGAAATTtcatgcgggagatcaaagacaagaCGCTACAGAAGAAGGTTGTGAACGCATAA